One Dromiciops gliroides isolate mDroGli1 chromosome 3, mDroGli1.pri, whole genome shotgun sequence DNA segment encodes these proteins:
- the LOC122750955 gene encoding adenosylhomocysteinase-like — protein MSEKLPYKVADISLATWGRKALDIAENEMPGLMKLREMYSASKPLKGARIAGCLHMTVETAVLTETLVALGAEVQWSSCNIFSTQDHAAAAIAKTGVPVYAWKGETDEEYLWCIEQTLYFKDGQPLNMILDDGGDLTNLVHTKYPELLKGIRGISEETTTGVHNLYKMKLNGVLKVPAINVNDSVTKSKFDNLYGCRESLIDGIKRATDVMIAGKVAVVAGYGDVGKGCAQALRGFGARVIITEIDPINALQASMEGYEVTTMDEACKEGNIFVTTTGCVDIILGRHFEQMKDDAIVCNIGHFDVEIDVKWLNQNSVEKVNVKPQVDRYKLKNGRRIILLAEGRLVNLGCAMGHPSFVMSNSFSNQVLAQIELWTHPDKYPVGVHFLPKKLDEAVAEAHLGKLNVKLTKLTDKQSQYLGVPREGPFKPDHYRY, from the coding sequence ATGTCTGAAAAACTACCCTACAAAGTCGCTGACATCAGCCTGGCCACATGGGGACGTAAAGCCCTGGACATAGCAGAGAATGAGATGCCCGGCTTGATGAAACTTCGAGAGATGTACTCAGCCTCCAAGCCACTGAAGGGTGCCCGGATTGCTGGCTGCCTGCACATGACTGTGGAGACAGCTGTCCTCACTGAGACACTGGTGGCTCTGGGAGCCGAGGTACAGTGGTCCAGttgcaacattttctccaccCAGGACCATGCAGCAGCTGCCATTGCCAAAACTGGTGTTCCTGTGTACGCTTGGAAGGGGGAGACTGACGAGGAATATCTCTGGTGCATTGAGCAGACCCTCTATTTCAaggatgggcagcccctcaacaTGATCCTGGATGATGGTGGGGACCTCACCAACCTCGTTCACACCAAGTACCCTGAGCTCCTGAAGGGCATTAGAGGCATCTCTGAAGAAACCACCACCGGCGTCCACAATCTCTACAAGATGAAGCTCAATGGAGTTCTGAAAGTGCCAGCCATCAATGTGAATGATTCTGTTACCAAGAGCAAGTTTGACAACCTGTATGGCTGCCGTGAGTCCCTCATCGATGGCATCAAACGAGCCACAGATGTGATGATTGCAGGCAAGGTGGCTGTGGTGGCAGGCTATGGTGATGTGGGGAAGGGCTGTGCCCAGGCCCTTCGAGGCTTTGGTGCCCGAGTCATCATCACAGAGATAGACCCCATCAATGCACTGCAGGCCTCTATGGAGGGTTATGAGGTGACCACCATGGATGAGGCCTGCAAAGAAGGAAACATCTTTGTCACCACCACAGGCTGTGTAGACATCATCTTGGGCAGGCACTTTGAACAGATGAAGGACGATGCCATAGTATGTAACATTGGCCACTTTGACGTGGAAATAGATGTAAAGTGGCTGAATCAAAATTCTGTGGAGAAGGTGAACGTGAAACCTCAGGTGGACCGCTATAAGCTGAAGAATGGGCGGCGGATCATCCTGCTGGCAGAGGGCCGTCTAGTCAACCTGGGCTGTGCTATGGGCCATCCCAGCTTTGTCATGAGCAATTCCTTCAGCAACCAGGTGCTAGCCCAGATTGAGCTGTGGACACACCCGGACAAGTACCCTGTGGGAGTGCACTTCCTCCCCAAGAAGCTGGATGAAGCTGTGGCCGAGGCCCACCTTGGCAAACTGAATGTGAAGCTGACAAAGCTGACAGACAAACAGTCCCAGTACCTCGGCGTCCCCAGAGAGGGCCCCTTCAAACCAGACCACTACCGGTACTGA